From one Hirundo rustica isolate bHirRus1 chromosome W, bHirRus1.pri.v3, whole genome shotgun sequence genomic stretch:
- the RAP2C gene encoding ras-related protein Rap-2c, with the protein MREYKVVVLGSGGVGKSALTVQFVTGTFIEKYDPTIEDFYRKEIEVDSSPSVLEILDTAGTEQFASMRDLYIKNGQGFILVYSLVNQQSFQDIKPMRDQIVRVKRYEKVPLILVGNKVDLESEREVLSAEGRALAQEWGCPFMETSAKSKTMVDELFAEIVRQMNYASLPEKQDQCCTTCIVQ; encoded by the exons ATGCGGGAGTACAaggtggtggtgctgggcagCGGGGGGGTGGGGAAGTCCGCCCTGACGGTGCAGTTCGTCACCGGGACCTTCATCGAGAAGTACGACCCCACCATTGAGGACTTCTACCGCAAGGAGATCGAGGTAGACTCGTCTCCCTCGGTGCTGGAGATTCTGGATACGGCGGGCACCGAGCAGTTCGCCTCCATGCGCGACCTTTACATCAAGAATGGTCAGGGATTCATCCTCGTCTACAGCCTGGTCAACCAGCAGTCCTTCCAG GACATCAAGCCGATGAGGGACCAGATTGTCCGGGTGAAGAGATATGAGAAAGTTCCTCTGATCCTAGTGGGGAATAAAGTGGATCTGGAGTCTGAGAGGGAAGTCTTATCTGCAGAAGGCAGAGCCCTGGCTCAGGAGTGGGGCTGTCCCTTCATGGAGACATCAGCCAAGAGCAAAACAATGGTGGATGAACTGTTTGCTGAGATCGTCAGGCAAATGAACTATGCCTCCCTGCCTGAAAAACAAGATCAGTGTTGTACAACTTGCATCGTCCAGTga
- the FRMD7 gene encoding LOW QUALITY PROTEIN: FERM domain-containing protein 7 (The sequence of the model RefSeq protein was modified relative to this genomic sequence to represent the inferred CDS: inserted 3 bases in 2 codons; deleted 2 bases in 2 codons) has translation MLHLKVQFLDDSQKIFVVDQKSCGKRLFNLTCSHLNLVEKEYFGLAFHSQAGNQVWLEPLKPITKQVKNPKEVLFKFMVNFFPVDPSHLREELTRYLFTLQMKKDLAQGRLPCSDKSAALLVSHLLQSKLGDFHEETDQQHLATQRYLPNQEYLDNNIMHYHRKHRGKTLAESDVQLLEVARKLEMYEIHLHPASNSEGAQINLAVTHMGVLVLRGNTKINTFNWSKIRKLSFKRKHFLIKLYANISALCKDTLEFTMVSQDTCKAFWKXCVEYHAFFRLFEEPKSKPKALLCSKGYSFCYSGRTQRQRLKHGRKAKMKSLPFERKHYTSCYDERQCHSSPDLLMDASKQMEELCLAYGSRGSYHTNGVHGSEPTLDSRRRSSTMEVMFATELERSKPEASPIFLPHSKGLSTFPLLYTELEMERAWESIDLFGARNPLTSFRPHQFSGNSKXTSVGNMQEVSTWPLVYMDVPCPLPMVALAPPVLFYLDKVVQSPGPALAPGEDTAGPVGASGPVAESPPQQSPSGTQAGQFHHEAAGTAMGICMVGENRSLARSFDYSLQEQPPRQSWSQSDMKTIHFPYSSEFRPLGLCPALNSWKGGVFWHILAQQGLAPELRRSTEHYLGSSTESRDSDSDLLAADYCSLYGRPVLRSPIAHVRLSSGSLQLDEEVSFATSAAEERISRGVSRYFT, from the exons ATGCTGCACCTGAAGGTCCAGTTCCTGGATGATTCCCAGAAGATCTTTGTAGTTGAT caaaaatcctgtgggaaaAGGCTCTTCAACCTCACCTGCAGCCACCTCAACCTTGTGGAGAAGGAGTACTTTGGGCTGGCGTttcacagccaggctgggaaccAG GTCTGGTTGGAACCACTAAAACCCATAACAAAGCAAGTCAAAA ATCCTAAGGAGGTTCTTTTCAAATTTATGGTGAACTTTTTCCCAGTGGACCCCAGCCACCTGAGAGAAGAACTGACCAG A TACCTCTTCACCCTCCAGATGAAGAAGGACCTGGCACAGGGGCGGCTGCCCTGCAGTGACAAGAGTGCGGCGCTGCTTGTCTCCCACCTGCTGCAGT CCAAGCTGGGTGACTTTCACGAGGAGACAGACCAGCAGCACCTGGCCACACAAAGGTACCTGCCCAACCAGGAGTACCTGGACAACAATATCATGCACTATCACCGGAAACACA GAGGGAAGACGCTGGCCGAGTCGgatgttcagctgctggaagTGGCCAGGAAGCTGGAGATGTATGAGATCCACTTGCACCCCGCCAGCAACAGCGAGGGGGCACAGATCAACCTGGCCGTGACACACatgggggtgctggtgctgcgG GGCAATACAAAGATCAACACCTTCAACTGGTCCAAAATTCGCAAACTGAGTTTCAAGAGGAAGCATTTTCTCATCAAGCTCTATGCAAACATCTC GGCGCTGTGCAAGGACACGCTGGAGTTCACTATGGTGAGCCAGGACACCTGCAAGGCCTTCTGGAA ATGTGTAGAGTACCATGCCTTTTTCAGGCTCTTTGAAGAGCCCAAGTCAAAGCCCAAAGCCCTTCTGTGCAGCAAAGGTTACAGCTTCTGCTACAG TGGGAGGACTCAGCGGCAGCGGCTGAAGCACGGGAGGAAGGCTAAGATGAAGAGCCTGCCCTTTGAGAG GAAACACTACACATCCTGCTATGATGAGAGGCAGTGCCACTCCTCCCCAGACCTCCTGATGGATGCATCAAAGCAG AtggaggagctgtgcctggcctATGGCAGCCGGGGCTCCTACCACACCAACGGAGTGCATGGCTCTGAGCCCACCCTGGACAGCCGGCGCCGCAGCTCCACCATGGAGGTGATGTTTGCCACTGAGCTGGAGCGCTCCAAGCCCGAAGCATCCCCCATCTTCCTGCCCCACTCCAAAGGCTTGTCTACCTTCCCCCTGCTCTACACCGAGCTGGAGATGGAGCGGGCGTGGGAGTCCATTGACCTCTTTGGAGCCAGGAATCCCTTGACATCCTTTCGGCCCCACCAGTTCTCTGGGAACAGTA ACACCTCTGTGGGCAACATGCAGGAAGTGAGCACCTGGCCGCTGGTGTACATGGatgtgccctgtcccctgcccatgGTGGCCCTGGCCCCCCCTGTGCTCTTCTATCTGGACAAGGTGGTGCAGTCCCCAGGCCCTGCACTGGCCCCTGGCGAGGACACAGCAGGACCAGTTGGTGCAAGTGGCCCCGTGGCAGAAAGC CCCCCCCAACAGAGCCCAAGTGGGACCCAGGCTGGGCAGTTCCATCATgaggctgcaggcacagccatgGGCATATGCATGGTGGGGGAGAACAGGTCACTGGCTCGCTCCTTCGATTACAGCCTTCAGGAGCAGCCTCCCAGGCAGTCTTGGAGCCAGTCAGACATGAAAACCATCCACTTCCCCTACAGCTCTGAGTTCAGGCcactggggctgtgccctgcactgAACAGCTGGAAAGGGGGTGTTTTTTGGCACATCCTAGCCCAGCAAGGGTTGGCTCCGGAGCTGCGGCGCTCCACCGAGCACTACCTGGGCAGCAGCACCGAGTCCAGAGACTCTGACTCAGACCTGCTGGCTGCTGACTACTGCTCCCTGTACGGCCGGCCA GTGCTGCGCTCACCCATTGCCCATGTGCGGCTCTCCTCGGGCAGCCTCCAACTGGATGAGGAGGTGTCCTTTGCCACCAGTGCTGCAGAAGAGAGGATTTCCAGAGGGGTCTCCAGGTATTTCACCTAG